The following are encoded together in the Buchnera aphidicola (Acyrthosiphon lactucae) genome:
- the secA gene encoding preprotein translocase subunit SecA yields MLIKFLTKIFSNRNNRFLKKFKKIVLSINKLEKNFENLSDEKLKEKTTILRLRLSNGETLDDILPEAFATVREASKRIFNMRHFDVQILGGIVLNKQCVAEMRTGEGKTLTSTLPAYLNALSGKGVHIVTMNDYLAQRDAEKNTPLFEFLGLTVGLNSSDMSFSSKRKAYLSDITYGTNNEYGFDYLRDNMVFSPEQRVQRGLHYALVDEVDSILIDEARTPLIISGPSEDSSELYKEINKIVPYLISQEKEDSDFFHGTGHFSIDEKSKQVYLTERGLIEVEKILFDKKLMNTGESLYSSNNIILMHHVLSALRAHKLFIRDVDYLIKDNCVIIVDEHTGRTMPGRRWSDGLHQAIEAKEDVPIKNENQTLASITFQNYFRLYKKIAGMTGTAETESFEFSSIYNLETIVIPTNRKMIRQDLPDLVYVTEKEKINAIIKDVQECISLNKPVLVGTVSIEKSEVISKELLKLKIDHSVLNAKFHAKEAEIIAQAGKPKSITIATNMAGRGTDIVLGGNLEVELNRYKNITEYEVKKIKKKWQKEHDLVVSAGGLHIIGTERHESRRIDNQLRGRSGRQGDSGSSRFYLSMEDSLMRIFASDKIIYMMRKLGLSSNEAIEHPWVTKAIENAQKKVENRNFDIRKQLLEYDDVINEQRSAIYSQRNKLIDAKDIKVIIYDILEDVLKKNIFVYIPKNTLKDKWNIIDLEYKLNTDFHLNIPILNWLTIEPNLKDKKIIKKIIDFAKINYEKKEKLIGEKNLRIIEKTIMLQTLDSLWKEHLSAIDYLRQGIHLRGYAQKDPKQEYKRESFNMFSSMLELLKYEVVSFLSKINLSYSKKYIDLNKHLTGNFNNTKISRNALCLCGSGKKYKYCHGIL; encoded by the coding sequence ATGTTAATTAAATTTTTAACTAAAATTTTTAGCAATCGTAATAATCGTTTTTTAAAAAAGTTTAAAAAAATAGTTTTATCTATTAATAAATTAGAAAAAAATTTTGAAAATTTATCAGATGAAAAATTAAAAGAAAAAACAACAATTTTGCGTCTACGATTAAGTAATGGTGAAACTTTAGATGATATATTACCAGAAGCTTTTGCTACAGTTAGAGAAGCAAGTAAGCGTATTTTTAATATGCGTCATTTTGATGTACAAATTCTTGGGGGAATAGTTTTAAATAAACAATGTGTTGCAGAAATGCGGACAGGAGAAGGAAAAACCTTAACGTCCACTTTACCTGCTTATTTAAATGCATTAAGCGGAAAAGGTGTACATATAGTAACTATGAATGATTATTTAGCTCAGAGAGATGCTGAAAAAAATACTCCATTATTTGAATTTCTTGGTTTAACAGTAGGTTTAAATTCATCTGATATGTCTTTTTCTTCTAAAAGAAAAGCTTATTTATCTGATATTACTTATGGTACAAATAATGAATATGGATTTGATTATTTACGTGATAACATGGTTTTTTCTCCTGAGCAAAGAGTACAAAGAGGATTACATTATGCATTAGTAGATGAAGTGGATTCAATTTTGATAGATGAAGCTAGAACTCCTTTAATTATTTCAGGTCCGTCAGAAGATAGTTCTGAACTATATAAAGAAATCAATAAAATTGTTCCTTACTTAATTTCACAAGAAAAAGAAGATTCAGATTTTTTTCATGGAACAGGACATTTTTCTATTGATGAAAAATCAAAACAAGTATATTTAACAGAAAGAGGATTAATTGAAGTTGAAAAAATATTATTTGACAAAAAATTAATGAATACAGGTGAATCATTATATTCTTCTAATAACATAATATTGATGCATCATGTTTTATCTGCACTCCGTGCTCATAAATTATTTATTCGAGATGTAGATTATCTCATAAAAGATAATTGTGTGATTATTGTGGATGAACATACAGGTCGTACTATGCCAGGAAGAAGATGGTCTGATGGATTACATCAAGCAATAGAAGCAAAAGAAGATGTTCCTATAAAAAATGAGAATCAAACTCTAGCATCTATTACTTTTCAAAATTATTTTCGTTTATATAAAAAAATAGCAGGTATGACAGGTACTGCGGAAACTGAATCTTTTGAATTTAGTTCTATTTATAATCTTGAGACTATTGTCATACCAACAAATAGAAAAATGATACGTCAGGATTTACCTGATTTAGTATATGTTACTGAAAAAGAAAAAATCAACGCTATTATTAAAGATGTGCAAGAATGTATAAGTTTAAATAAACCTGTTTTAGTTGGTACAGTTTCTATTGAAAAATCAGAAGTTATTTCTAAAGAGTTATTAAAATTAAAAATTGATCATAGTGTTTTAAATGCTAAATTTCATGCTAAAGAAGCTGAAATTATAGCACAAGCAGGAAAACCTAAATCCATTACAATTGCTACTAATATGGCTGGTAGAGGAACAGATATAGTTCTTGGAGGTAATTTAGAAGTAGAATTAAATCGATATAAAAATATAACTGAATATGAAGTAAAAAAAATTAAAAAAAAATGGCAAAAAGAGCATGATTTAGTTGTTTCTGCTGGTGGGTTACATATAATTGGAACTGAACGTCATGAATCGCGTCGGATTGATAATCAACTAAGAGGTCGTTCTGGTCGTCAAGGAGATAGTGGATCTTCGCGTTTTTATCTTTCTATGGAAGATTCGTTAATGCGAATTTTTGCATCTGATAAAATTATTTATATGATGCGAAAATTAGGATTGTCTTCAAATGAAGCAATTGAACATCCCTGGGTGACAAAAGCTATAGAAAATGCTCAAAAAAAAGTAGAAAATAGAAATTTTGATATTAGAAAACAATTATTAGAATATGATGATGTGATTAATGAACAGCGTAGTGCAATTTACTCGCAACGTAATAAATTAATTGATGCAAAAGATATAAAAGTAATAATTTACGATATTTTAGAAGATGTTTTGAAAAAAAATATTTTTGTATATATACCTAAAAATACTTTGAAAGATAAATGGAATATTATTGATTTAGAATACAAATTAAATACTGACTTTCATTTAAATATACCAATTTTAAATTGGTTAACTATAGAACCTAACTTAAAAGATAAAAAAATTATAAAAAAAATAATTGATTTTGCAAAAATTAATTATGAAAAAAAAGAAAAATTAATTGGTGAAAAAAATTTACGTATAATAGAAAAAACTATTATGTTGCAAACATTAGATTCACTTTGGAAAGAGCATTTATCAGCTATAGATTATCTAAGACAAGGTATCCATTTACGTGGTTATGCTCAAAAAGATCCCAAACAAGAATATAAACGAGAATCTTTTAATATGTTTTCTAGCATGTTAGAATTGTTAAAATATGAAGTAGTATCATTTCTCAGCAAGATTAATTTATCTTATTCAAAAAAATATATAGATTTAAATAAACATTTAACAGGAAATTTTAATAATACTAAAATCAGTCGAAATGCACTTTGCTTATGTGGTTCAGGAAAAAAATATAAGTATTGTCATGGTATTTTATGA
- the speD gene encoding adenosylmethionine decarboxylase, translated as MKLQKLKLYGFNNLTKSLSFCIYDICYANTNDSRNSYIAYIDEQYNAIRLTKILKETCSIIGANVLNIFHQDYEPQGASVTILVCEEPINIEKINVLNNKIVSSSVLAHLDKSHICVHTYPESHPQSGICTFRADIEVSTCGIISPLNALNYLIHQLESDIVTIEYRVRGFTRDIDGVKHFIDHKINSIQNFMSNDIKSMYDMVDVNVYQENIFHTRMLLREFHLNNYLFNIDLKDLKKEERSNIVNLLWREMREIYYGRNISMIDSI; from the coding sequence ATTAAATTGCAAAAACTAAAATTATATGGCTTTAATAACTTAACTAAAAGCCTAAGTTTTTGTATCTATGATATTTGCTATGCGAATACTAACGATTCACGTAATAGTTATATTGCTTATATTGATGAACAATATAATGCTATTAGATTAACTAAAATTTTAAAAGAAACTTGTTCGATTATTGGTGCTAATGTTTTAAATATATTCCATCAAGATTATGAACCTCAGGGTGCAAGTGTAACTATTTTAGTATGTGAAGAACCGATTAATATAGAGAAAATAAATGTTTTAAACAATAAAATTGTATCATCTTCTGTACTAGCTCATTTAGATAAAAGCCATATTTGTGTACATACATATCCAGAAAGTCATCCTCAAAGTGGAATTTGTACTTTTCGAGCTGATATAGAAGTTTCAACATGTGGAATTATATCACCTTTGAATGCATTGAACTATCTTATACATCAATTAGAATCAGATATTGTCACAATTGAATATCGCGTTCGGGGATTTACTAGAGATATTGACGGGGTAAAACATTTTATTGATCATAAAATAAACTCTATTCAGAATTTTATGTCAAATGATATAAAATCAATGTATGATATGGTAGATGTAAATGTATATCAAGAAAATATTTTTCATACTCGAATGTTATTAAGAGAATTTCATTTAAATAATTATTTATTTAATATTGATTTAAAAGATCTAAAAAAAGAGGAACGTTCTAATATTGTCAATTTACTTTGGAGGGAAATGCGTGAAATTTATTATGGACGCAATATATCTATGATAGATTCTATCTAG
- the lpdA gene encoding dihydrolipoyl dehydrogenase: MHQKIYAQVAIIGSGPSGYSAAFRCADLGLDTVLIERYNKLGGVCLNVGCIPSKALLHIAKVIKEAKELYKTGVSFSEPIVDIEKIKNWKENVINQLTNGLSSMRKKRKIRIFQGNAIFDTDKSLFVTSKEDRFSIFFDHAIIATGSKPIKISSIPNDDIRIWDSTDALSFKTIPNRFLIIGSGIIGLEMATIYSALGSKVDIIDRFNHFLPAVDKDITNVYIKSINQRFNLMLNTHIDKIELKENGLTVDIVQENISKKNVFYDAVLVAIGRTPNIDTLKLDKIGLKINSLGFIDVDKQLKTNIPHIYAIGDVTGAPMLAHKGVHEGHIAAEVISGKQHYFEPKVIPSIAYTEPEIAWVGLNEKQAKKENINYEIANFPWSASGRAIASNCSTGMTKLIFNKENNKIIGGSIVGTNAGELIGEVGLAIEMGCDAEDIALTIHAHPTLYESIGLSAEIFQGTATDVLNVKFNK; encoded by the coding sequence ATGCATCAAAAAATTTACGCACAAGTTGCAATTATTGGATCAGGTCCATCAGGTTATTCTGCAGCTTTTCGTTGTGCAGATTTAGGTTTAGATACTGTTTTGATAGAACGTTATAATAAATTAGGAGGTGTTTGTTTAAATGTTGGTTGTATTCCGTCAAAAGCGTTATTGCATATAGCTAAAGTTATTAAAGAAGCTAAAGAATTATATAAAACAGGCGTTTCTTTTAGTGAACCCATAGTTGATATTGAAAAAATTAAAAATTGGAAAGAAAATGTTATAAATCAACTAACAAATGGTTTATCTAGTATGAGAAAAAAAAGAAAAATAAGAATTTTTCAAGGAAATGCTATTTTTGATACTGATAAAAGTCTTTTTGTAACAAGTAAAGAAGATAGATTTTCTATTTTTTTTGATCATGCAATTATTGCAACAGGTTCTAAACCAATTAAAATTTCTTCGATACCTAATGATGATATAAGAATTTGGGATTCAACTGATGCATTATCATTTAAAACAATACCCAATCGTTTTTTAATTATAGGAAGTGGTATTATTGGTTTAGAAATGGCTACAATATATAGTGCATTAGGTTCAAAAGTTGATATTATTGATCGATTTAATCATTTTCTTCCTGCAGTAGATAAAGATATTACTAATGTATATATAAAATCTATTAATCAAAGATTTAATTTAATGTTGAATACTCATATAGATAAAATTGAACTAAAAGAAAATGGATTAACAGTAGATATAGTACAAGAAAATATTTCTAAAAAAAATGTATTTTATGATGCTGTATTAGTAGCAATAGGTAGGACTCCTAATATTGATACATTGAAATTAGATAAAATAGGATTGAAAATAAATAGTTTAGGTTTTATTGATGTGGATAAGCAGTTAAAAACAAATATACCTCATATTTATGCTATTGGTGATGTAACTGGTGCACCTATGTTAGCTCATAAAGGAGTTCATGAAGGTCATATTGCCGCAGAAGTTATTTCTGGTAAACAACATTATTTTGAACCCAAAGTAATCCCATCAATAGCATATACTGAACCTGAAATTGCTTGGGTTGGATTAAATGAAAAACAAGCTAAAAAAGAAAATATAAATTATGAAATTGCAAATTTTCCTTGGAGTGCATCAGGAAGAGCTATTGCTTCAAACTGTAGTACAGGTATGACAAAATTAATTTTTAATAAAGAAAATAATAAAATTATTGGTGGTTCTATAGTAGGGACAAATGCTGGAGAATTAATTGGTGAAGTTGGACTTGCTATTGAAATGGGATGCGATGCTGAAGATATTGCATTAACTATTCATGCCCATCCTACTTTATATGAATCAATCGGTTTATCTGCAGAAATTTTTCAGGGTACAGCAACAGATGTATTAAATGTTAAATTTAATAAATAA
- the aceE gene encoding pyruvate dehydrogenase (acetyl-transferring), homodimeric type: MSERLYNDVDPIETSDWVQAIESVIRQEGRERAHFLIEQVLKKSKIDRVEFFRCFFTSDYVNTICSEDEFEYPGNLIIEKRIRSAVRWNAIMMVLRASKKNLELGGHLSSFQSSATIYEVCFNHFFRAKNDNDGGDLVYFQGHISPGIYARSFLEGRLSEEQINNFRQEVDGIGLSSYPHPKLMPNFWQFPTVSMGLGPLCSIYQAKFLKYLQNRGLKNTSKQVVYAFLGDGEMDEPESKGAISIAVRENLDNLIFIINCNLQRLDGPVVGNGKIVNELESFFYGAGWKVIKVIWGSRWDYLLKKDKTGKLIQLMNETIDGDYQTFKSKDGAYVRKYFFGKYKETYELVKDMTDEEIWKLNRGGHDPKKMFNALKKAKETKNKPTVILAHTVKGYGMGVSAEGKNIAHQIKKIDINGIIHIRDRFNIPISNDDVKKLPYITFKKNSEEYCYIHSQRKKLGGYIPFRLSSFTNQLVLPDLIDFKSLLEEQKKDISTTIAFIRVLNIILKNNSIKDLIVPIIADEARTFGMEGLFRKIGIYSSSGQKYIPQDREQVAYYKEEKKGQILQEGINELGAAASWLAAATSYSTNNFPMIPFYIYYSIFGFQRIGDLFWAAGDQQARGFLIGGTSGRTTLNGEGLQHEDGHSHIQSLTIPNCISYDPSFAYEIAVIIQDGLRRMYGPSQENIYYYITTINENYYMPAMPLGVEEGICKGIYKLKTLHGTASKVQLIGSGAILRSVCQAAEILLKDYSITTDIYSVTSFTELARNGEDCERWNMLHPKEKNRIAYIKQVMNKNPTVAATDYMKLFAEQIRHYIPSKEYHVLGTDGFGRSDSRDKLRNHFEVNAHYIVVAALNLLANINNIKKQVVEDAIIKFNININKINPRLA; encoded by the coding sequence ATGTCAGAACGTTTATATAATGACGTGGATCCAATTGAAACTAGTGATTGGGTGCAAGCTATTGAATCTGTTATTCGTCAAGAAGGTCGTGAAAGAGCTCATTTTTTAATTGAACAAGTTTTAAAAAAATCTAAAATTGATAGAGTAGAATTTTTTAGATGTTTTTTTACTAGTGACTATGTTAATACTATTTGTAGCGAAGATGAATTTGAATATCCTGGAAATCTTATTATAGAAAAGCGTATTCGTTCAGCAGTTCGTTGGAATGCTATAATGATGGTACTACGTGCATCAAAAAAAAATTTAGAATTAGGTGGTCATTTATCATCTTTTCAATCTTCTGCTACAATATACGAAGTATGTTTTAATCATTTTTTTCGAGCTAAAAATGATAATGATGGAGGTGATTTAGTTTATTTTCAAGGTCATATTTCTCCAGGTATTTATGCTCGATCTTTTTTAGAAGGACGTTTATCAGAAGAGCAAATTAATAATTTTAGACAAGAAGTTGATGGTATAGGTTTATCTTCTTATCCTCATCCTAAATTAATGCCAAATTTTTGGCAATTCCCTACTGTATCTATGGGTCTAGGACCACTTTGTTCCATTTATCAAGCAAAATTTTTAAAATATTTACAAAATAGAGGATTGAAAAATACTTCCAAACAAGTAGTTTATGCCTTTTTAGGCGATGGTGAAATGGATGAACCAGAATCTAAAGGTGCTATTTCTATAGCTGTGCGTGAAAATTTAGATAATCTAATATTTATAATTAATTGTAATTTACAAAGATTAGATGGTCCTGTAGTTGGAAATGGAAAAATTGTCAATGAATTAGAAAGTTTTTTTTATGGTGCAGGATGGAAAGTTATAAAAGTTATATGGGGTAGTAGATGGGATTATTTATTAAAAAAAGATAAAACTGGAAAATTAATTCAATTAATGAATGAAACAATTGATGGAGACTATCAAACTTTTAAATCTAAAGATGGTGCGTATGTTCGAAAATATTTTTTTGGTAAATACAAAGAAACATATGAATTAGTTAAAGACATGACTGATGAAGAAATATGGAAATTAAATAGAGGAGGGCATGATCCTAAAAAAATGTTTAACGCGTTAAAAAAAGCAAAAGAAACAAAAAATAAACCAACAGTTATTCTAGCACATACTGTTAAAGGATATGGAATGGGAGTTAGTGCGGAAGGTAAAAACATTGCTCATCAAATCAAAAAAATAGATATTAATGGCATAATACATATTCGAGATCGTTTTAATATTCCCATATCAAATGATGATGTAAAAAAATTACCATATATAACTTTTAAAAAAAATTCTGAAGAATATTGTTATATACATTCACAACGAAAAAAGTTAGGTGGTTATATTCCCTTTCGTTTATCTAGTTTTACTAATCAATTAGTTTTACCAGATTTAATTGATTTTAAATCATTATTAGAAGAACAAAAAAAAGATATCTCTACAACTATAGCTTTTATACGTGTTTTAAATATTATTTTAAAAAATAATTCTATTAAAGATTTAATAGTGCCAATTATTGCTGATGAAGCACGAACTTTTGGAATGGAGGGATTATTTCGAAAAATTGGTATTTATAGTTCTAGTGGTCAAAAATACATTCCTCAAGATCGAGAACAAGTAGCATACTATAAAGAAGAAAAAAAAGGTCAAATACTACAGGAGGGCATAAATGAATTAGGTGCTGCTGCATCCTGGTTAGCTGCTGCAACTTCTTATAGTACTAATAATTTTCCTATGATTCCTTTTTATATTTATTATTCAATATTTGGTTTTCAAAGAATAGGGGATTTATTTTGGGCTGCTGGAGATCAACAAGCAAGAGGGTTTTTAATTGGTGGAACTTCAGGTAGAACTACGTTAAATGGTGAAGGATTACAACATGAAGATGGACATAGTCACATACAATCTTTAACAATTCCTAATTGCATATCTTATGATCCCTCTTTTGCTTATGAAATTGCTGTAATTATACAAGATGGATTGAGACGTATGTATGGTCCTTCCCAAGAAAACATATATTATTATATTACTACAATTAATGAAAATTATTATATGCCTGCCATGCCTCTAGGTGTAGAAGAAGGTATTTGCAAAGGAATTTATAAATTAAAAACTTTACATGGTACTGCATCAAAAGTACAGTTAATAGGATCTGGTGCTATTTTACGCTCTGTTTGTCAAGCTGCAGAAATTTTATTAAAAGACTATTCTATTACCACAGATATATATAGTGTTACTTCTTTTACAGAATTAGCTAGAAATGGCGAAGATTGCGAACGATGGAATATGTTACATCCTAAAGAAAAGAATAGAATCGCATATATAAAACAAGTTATGAATAAAAATCCTACTGTTGCAGCTACTGATTATATGAAATTGTTTGCTGAGCAAATTCGTCATTATATTCCATCAAAAGAATATCATGTTTTAGGAACAGATGGTTTTGGCCGTTCAGATAGTCGAGATAAATTGCGTAATCACTTTGAAGTAAATGCTCATTATATTGTTGTAGCTGCTTTAAATTTATTAGCTAATATAAATAATATTAAGAAACAAGTAGTAGAAGATGCAATTATTAAATTTAATATTAATATTAATAAAATTAATCCGCGTTTAGCTTGA
- a CDS encoding GMP reductase encodes MRIEEDIKLGFKDVLIRPKRSTLKSRAQVDLIRCFSFKYSSSIWSGIPIIAANMDTIGTFEMVRSLSDFNILTAVHKYYSFEEWKTFVNSSSKEVLNHVIVSIGTSNIDFSKMKKIFLLSSELKYICIDVANGYSEHVVSFLKLVRECFPDKIICAGNVVTGEMVEELILSGADIVKVGIGPGSVCTTRMKTGIGYPQLSAIIECADAAHGLNGQIISDGGCSVSGDIAKAFGGGADFVMLGGMLSGHKECSGNIVEEKSKKYMLFYGMSSISAMKRYEGKIAGYRASEGKTVKIPFRGNVENTIRDILGGLRSSCTYVGAEKLKELTKRTTFIRVTEQENCVFNIFKE; translated from the coding sequence ATGAGAATTGAAGAAGATATAAAACTAGGTTTTAAAGATGTATTAATTAGACCAAAACGTTCTACATTAAAAAGTCGTGCTCAAGTCGATCTTATTCGTTGTTTTTCTTTTAAATATTCTTCTAGTATTTGGTCTGGTATTCCTATTATTGCTGCAAATATGGATACTATAGGTACATTTGAAATGGTTAGATCTTTATCAGATTTTAATATACTAACAGCAGTCCATAAGTATTATTCTTTTGAAGAATGGAAAACTTTTGTTAATTCATCTTCTAAAGAAGTATTAAATCATGTAATTGTATCAATTGGAACTTCCAATATAGACTTTTCAAAAATGAAAAAAATTTTTTTATTATCTTCTGAATTAAAATATATTTGTATTGATGTCGCTAATGGTTATTCTGAACATGTTGTTTCTTTTTTAAAGTTAGTCAGAGAATGTTTTCCAGATAAAATTATTTGTGCTGGAAATGTTGTTACTGGTGAAATGGTTGAAGAATTAATACTTTCTGGAGCAGATATAGTTAAAGTTGGTATTGGTCCGGGTTCGGTATGTACTACACGCATGAAAACCGGAATTGGTTATCCTCAATTATCAGCTATTATAGAATGTGCTGATGCAGCACATGGATTAAATGGACAAATCATTAGTGATGGAGGATGTTCTGTTTCTGGAGATATTGCTAAAGCTTTTGGAGGAGGTGCAGATTTTGTTATGTTAGGAGGAATGCTTTCAGGTCATAAGGAATGTTCAGGAAACATAGTTGAAGAAAAATCAAAAAAATATATGTTATTTTATGGAATGAGTTCTATTTCTGCAATGAAACGTTATGAAGGTAAAATTGCAGGATATCGTGCATCTGAAGGAAAAACAGTTAAAATACCTTTTCGGGGAAATGTAGAAAATACTATACGTGATATTCTAGGAGGATTGCGTTCTTCTTGTACCTATGTAGGTGCAGAAAAGTTAAAAGAATTAACAAAAAGAACTACATTTATACGAGTTACTGAACAAGAAAATTGTGTTTTTAATATTTTTAAAGAATAA
- a CDS encoding 2-oxo acid dehydrogenase subunit E2: MDIEVKMPDIGLEEVEVIEILVNNNEKVEPEQGLITVEGDKTSMEIPSPTSGIVKNIYIKIGDKIRTNSLIMMFEVNNFNSNIQKKEENHLDENINLNLDKKLKEDIFPHATPVIRRLARNLNIDLCTIVGTGPKNRIVKKDIELYQNKIKKKFLEEKSKICTNNDNQSKEEEYELNNIQKIIGHNLHQNWINIPHVTQFDEVDITILEKFRQKYNNENKNQKKTSNKITILVFIIKVIAYALEKFPIFNSSLTSHNKKIILKKYINIGFAIDVDNDLFVPVLKDVNKKNIEQLSFELMLLSEKARKRKLNISDQTGGCFTVSNLGGIGGSWFSPIINAPEVAILGISKSQIKPLWNGNEFIPSLMLPLSLSYDHRVINGAYAAHFITFIRKILSDIHFLIM; the protein is encoded by the coding sequence GTGGATATAGAAGTAAAAATGCCTGATATTGGGTTAGAAGAAGTAGAAGTAATTGAAATATTAGTTAATAACAATGAAAAAGTAGAACCAGAGCAAGGGCTAATAACTGTGGAAGGAGATAAAACTTCTATGGAAATACCCTCACCTACATCAGGTATTGTAAAAAATATTTATATAAAAATTGGTGATAAAATTCGAACTAATTCTCTTATCATGATGTTTGAAGTTAATAACTTTAATTCTAATATACAGAAAAAAGAAGAAAATCATTTAGATGAAAATATTAATTTAAATCTTGATAAAAAACTTAAAGAAGATATTTTTCCACATGCCACTCCAGTTATAAGACGTTTAGCACGTAATTTAAATATTGATTTATGTACTATTGTTGGTACTGGTCCTAAAAATAGGATTGTAAAAAAGGATATAGAATTATATCAAAATAAAATTAAAAAAAAATTTTTAGAAGAAAAAAGTAAAATTTGTACTAATAATGATAATCAATCGAAAGAAGAAGAGTATGAATTAAATAATATTCAAAAAATAATTGGTCATAATCTACATCAGAATTGGATAAATATACCTCATGTAACACAATTTGATGAAGTTGATATTACTATATTAGAAAAATTTCGTCAAAAATATAATAATGAAAATAAAAATCAAAAAAAAACAAGTAATAAGATTACAATATTAGTTTTTATAATTAAAGTAATTGCATATGCATTAGAAAAATTTCCTATTTTTAATAGTTCTTTAACTTCTCATAATAAAAAAATTATTTTAAAAAAATATATTAACATCGGATTTGCTATAGATGTTGACAATGATTTATTTGTTCCTGTATTAAAAGACGTTAATAAAAAAAATATTGAACAATTATCTTTTGAATTAATGTTACTATCAGAAAAAGCCCGAAAAAGAAAATTAAATATTTCAGATCAGACAGGAGGGTGTTTTACAGTATCTAATTTAGGAGGTATTGGGGGGAGTTGGTTTTCTCCGATTATCAATGCACCTGAAGTAGCAATTCTTGGAATTTCAAAATCTCAGATAAAACCCTTATGGAATGGAAATGAATTTATTCCATCTTTAATGTTACCATTATCTTTATCTTATGATCATCGTGTAATTAATGGGGCTTATGCAGCGCATTTTATCACATTTATTAGAAAAATTTTATCTGATATACATTTTTTAATCATGTGA
- the coaE gene encoding dephospho-CoA kinase (Dephospho-CoA kinase (CoaE) performs the final step in coenzyme A biosynthesis.) — MTYIVALTGGIGSGKTTVSNEFKKIGINIIDTDTIAKNIIEFNSTISLSIKKKFGKKILNIDNSINRFLLRKYVFNNKNDRLWLENLLYPKIYQETKNQIKITQSNWCLWVVPLLIEKKLEKKAHRILLVDTPVKEQIKRIIKRDNISHVEAKKIISLQTTRKARISISDDIIFNNKNIKNINLYIYYFNIFYSYLSEKYHKKKIIDIKKNYLTKFY; from the coding sequence ATGACTTATATTGTAGCACTTACTGGAGGTATTGGTAGTGGAAAAACTACCGTCTCTAATGAATTTAAAAAAATAGGCATCAACATTATTGATACAGACACTATCGCAAAAAATATAATAGAATTTAATTCAACAATATCATTGTCTATCAAAAAAAAGTTTGGAAAAAAAATATTAAATATAGACAATTCAATTAATCGTTTTCTACTAAGAAAATATGTTTTTAATAATAAAAATGATCGTTTATGGTTAGAAAATCTATTGTATCCTAAAATCTATCAAGAAACTAAAAATCAAATAAAAATTACACAATCAAATTGGTGTTTATGGGTAGTACCGTTATTAATTGAAAAAAAATTAGAAAAAAAAGCTCATCGAATTCTTTTAGTTGATACACCAGTAAAAGAACAAATAAAACGTATAATTAAAAGAGATAATATTAGTCATGTAGAAGCTAAAAAAATTATTTCATTACAAACTACTAGAAAAGCAAGAATTTCTATATCAGATGATATTATTTTCAATAATAAAAACATTAAAAATATAAATTTATATATTTATTATTTTAATATATTTTATTCATATTTATCAGAAAAGTATCATAAAAAAAAAATAATAGACATTAAAAAAAATTATTTAACAAAATTTTACTAA
- a CDS encoding DNA mismatch repair protein MutT, which yields MKKHENIVHALKRELLEEVGINILEVNFFKYIEHINYKKKIKLYFFLIKKWKNKPYSIEGYSYHWKFLYNLKSSDFPPANYDVITFLKEKY from the coding sequence ATTAAAAAACATGAGAACATAGTACATGCATTAAAAAGAGAGTTATTAGAAGAAGTGGGAATTAACATATTAGAAGTTAATTTTTTTAAATATATAGAGCATATAAATTATAAAAAAAAAATAAAATTATATTTTTTTTTAATAAAAAAATGGAAAAATAAACCTTATAGTATTGAAGGATATTCTTATCATTGGAAATTTTTATATAATTTAAAATCTTCTGATTTTCCACCTGCGAATTATGATGTTATAACTTTTCTTAAAGAAAAATATTAA